In the Grimontia kaedaensis genome, one interval contains:
- a CDS encoding filamentous hemagglutinin N-terminal domain-containing protein yields the protein MMSKILARSLKDGVLKLSLAIAISTTSSTAFSAVNGIASDSELPTGASVVENASSYLIKIARPNEHGISFNRLSELKANGKDIVLVNSLWGNTKLRDQPAQKIILSVESTSAASFKKLKIDGRAGDVILLSPNGIDCNGCKVENTERVTLATGTTSLDNGQLKTIKTLESGKIRITGDGFEAKQSAIVDFVAGNAEIDGPLVTNLKGRITKVGGQESKQIDPSGPLDVANGDVQVIVGKLNFRYADRQSDAEFSTLSGNALTLTNNADVKVGNLHLESTHENGNIFLDGLVQAKGVWNYIGRYKNQSVIPLESVFVKSNGDITVVDKILATNKVTIDSTNNVFVTPPGGVVEYQTENIWGAEVELVALQKIEVTGAVSAENAHLKAGSVINEGDIETSKELLIDGSAFIKNQFGGVLVGEFIHLKSDNVITNGSLYPYRLTPKTTNHIAARSSYINTIKDGAKLAVPPAPSNMNKVPVSTLSAYILGQNVKVEARDFVNVNPYEVIGSPICTASIPPKCSARLRLDTYESTQVITSAELILDIRLKHHFWNISSIAESWTGNTIIQAPLITNERYSIWADTIKVNHTTQSGNQTTSNDIYVQYIKALSPASKILIGDKALLKSQDFHNNHSAVEIKTDLISDIKNVYQRGLNLRTVWESTTRTEHSRRYCTRKIFGKCIKKSTHWWTTTSIPELTQDESTAKYPFVFLVEGHAHSGFGSNVNDYDEITFGPGGTYTPPAPPKPTKPSRFIPIINSGITFFVPNPNYAAQLQAYLGAK from the coding sequence ATGATGTCAAAAATATTGGCTAGATCTCTGAAAGATGGAGTTTTGAAGCTCTCATTAGCAATAGCGATATCCACGACAAGCAGTACAGCTTTTTCTGCAGTAAATGGTATTGCATCGGATAGTGAACTACCTACAGGTGCTTCCGTAGTCGAAAATGCCAGTAGTTACCTTATAAAAATTGCGCGTCCCAATGAACATGGCATCTCTTTTAACCGACTTTCCGAATTGAAAGCCAACGGTAAAGATATCGTTCTTGTTAACTCCCTCTGGGGCAACACAAAGCTTAGGGACCAGCCCGCACAAAAAATCATTTTGTCAGTCGAAAGCACAAGTGCTGCCTCGTTCAAAAAACTCAAAATAGATGGACGGGCAGGTGATGTCATATTGTTATCGCCAAATGGTATCGACTGTAATGGCTGCAAGGTTGAAAATACCGAGCGTGTAACGTTGGCGACCGGCACGACAAGTTTAGATAACGGCCAACTCAAAACTATCAAGACGCTAGAAAGCGGAAAAATCAGAATTACCGGCGACGGTTTCGAGGCCAAGCAAAGTGCTATCGTTGATTTCGTCGCAGGCAACGCAGAAATAGATGGTCCCTTGGTGACAAACCTCAAAGGAAGGATCACTAAAGTTGGAGGTCAAGAAAGCAAACAAATCGATCCATCTGGCCCCTTAGATGTTGCAAATGGTGATGTTCAAGTCATTGTCGGCAAACTCAACTTTCGCTATGCAGACCGTCAATCTGATGCAGAATTCAGCACACTTTCTGGTAACGCACTGACTCTAACCAACAACGCTGATGTAAAAGTGGGTAATCTACACCTAGAGTCTACACACGAGAATGGCAACATATTCCTAGACGGTTTAGTTCAAGCCAAAGGCGTTTGGAATTACATAGGCAGATACAAAAATCAATCTGTAATCCCTTTGGAGTCCGTCTTTGTTAAGTCAAACGGCGACATTACCGTAGTAGACAAGATACTCGCCACTAACAAAGTGACGATTGATTCCACGAACAATGTCTTCGTGACGCCTCCTGGAGGTGTGGTGGAGTATCAAACCGAGAATATTTGGGGTGCTGAGGTAGAGTTGGTTGCTCTCCAAAAGATTGAGGTAACCGGAGCAGTTTCAGCTGAAAATGCGCACTTAAAAGCAGGCAGCGTGATCAACGAGGGAGATATAGAAACTTCAAAAGAGCTCTTAATTGACGGCTCTGCATTTATAAAAAATCAGTTTGGTGGTGTATTGGTCGGTGAATTTATTCATTTGAAGTCCGATAACGTTATCACGAATGGCTCTCTCTACCCTTATCGCCTGACACCAAAAACCACTAACCATATCGCTGCTCGTTCATCATATATAAATACGATAAAAGATGGTGCAAAACTAGCTGTACCTCCTGCACCATCTAATATGAACAAAGTTCCAGTATCTACACTCTCAGCCTATATTCTAGGCCAGAACGTCAAGGTTGAAGCTAGGGATTTTGTTAACGTAAATCCCTATGAAGTTATTGGCAGCCCTATATGTACTGCCAGTATTCCGCCTAAATGTTCTGCAAGACTAAGACTAGATACGTACGAGAGTACACAGGTGATAACCTCGGCTGAGTTGATTCTCGACATTCGACTCAAGCATCATTTCTGGAATATTTCTTCCATAGCCGAGTCTTGGACGGGAAATACCATTATTCAGGCGCCTTTAATCACCAACGAAAGGTACTCAATTTGGGCCGATACGATAAAGGTCAATCATACGACTCAGAGTGGCAACCAAACCACATCGAACGATATATACGTTCAGTACATAAAGGCACTATCCCCTGCATCGAAGATTCTTATTGGTGATAAGGCTCTTTTAAAAAGCCAGGACTTCCATAACAACCATAGTGCGGTAGAAATAAAAACTGATTTGATAAGTGATATAAAAAATGTTTATCAGCGTGGTCTTAACTTGAGAACAGTTTGGGAATCAACAACCAGAACCGAGCATTCTCGTAGATATTGTACTCGAAAAATATTCGGTAAGTGTATAAAGAAATCCACTCATTGGTGGACCACCACCTCGATCCCTGAGCTTACCCAGGACGAATCAACAGCCAAATATCCATTTGTCTTTCTCGTGGAAGGCCATGCGCACTCAGGTTTTGGTTCCAACGTAAATGATTATGACGAAATTACTTTCGGTCCAGGAGGAACGTATACGCCCCCTGCGCCTCCAAAACCGACAAAGCCAAGCAGGTTTATCCCAATCATTAATAGCGGTATCACATTCTTTGTTCCTAACCCGAACTATGCAGCTCAACTACAAGCTTACTTAGGTGCTAAATAA